One part of the Dyadobacter sp. 676 genome encodes these proteins:
- the ccoG gene encoding cytochrome c oxidase accessory protein CcoG — MRSIISNDPDRSSRSGAQKLTAESPRPKFPQRPSGRWHDRRVVFSIAIVALLFAVPFVRIGGQPLVLLNVVERKIVLFGIFIGPQDYWLFGLTMLSFFVFIVLFTTVFGRLWCGWACPQTVFMEMVFRKIEYAIEGDAGKQKLLDKAPWTLAKILKKGLKYASFLIVSFAIANLLLAYIVGTGELFRITSEPIGDHIALFSGIVVFTAIFYWNFAWLREQACTVVCPYGRLQSVLLDRNSVNVAYDYVRGEPRGKLHKGATRAEGDCVNCFQCVAVCPTGIDIRNGTQMECVNCTACIDACDAIMDKIGFDRGLIRYTSEAVITRKSAGAVTPRTWGYAAVLVLLWSALGFVIATRTDTQTTLFRAPGSRYIENNDSTISNLYTFKIFNKTNRTIQPSIRLDAPRGKLLFAGSPDLTLEAAGMSEGTVFAIIPKSELKGRKTILKLSVSQGNQRLESIETTFIAPEE; from the coding sequence ATGAGAAGCATTATCAGTAACGATCCCGACCGGTCATCGAGATCCGGGGCTCAAAAGCTGACGGCCGAGAGCCCACGGCCTAAGTTCCCCCAACGTCCCTCGGGCCGATGGCATGACCGTCGGGTAGTATTCAGCATTGCCATAGTCGCATTGCTGTTCGCGGTGCCGTTCGTGCGGATCGGCGGGCAACCGCTGGTGTTGCTCAATGTGGTGGAACGTAAAATCGTCCTCTTCGGCATCTTCATAGGCCCGCAGGACTATTGGCTTTTCGGCCTTACGATGCTCTCGTTTTTCGTATTTATCGTGCTTTTCACGACCGTATTCGGCCGATTATGGTGCGGCTGGGCCTGTCCGCAGACGGTTTTTATGGAAATGGTTTTCCGTAAAATCGAATACGCCATCGAGGGCGATGCCGGAAAGCAGAAATTACTTGATAAAGCTCCGTGGACTTTGGCTAAAATCCTGAAAAAAGGTTTGAAATACGCCTCGTTCCTGATTGTGTCCTTTGCCATCGCCAACCTGTTGCTGGCCTACATAGTGGGCACAGGCGAACTATTCAGGATCACCTCCGAGCCCATTGGCGACCATATCGCCCTGTTTTCCGGCATCGTGGTTTTCACAGCGATATTCTATTGGAACTTCGCATGGCTCCGCGAGCAGGCGTGCACGGTGGTATGCCCTTATGGCCGTCTGCAAAGCGTGTTGCTCGATCGCAACTCCGTCAACGTAGCCTACGACTATGTACGCGGCGAACCGCGGGGGAAATTGCACAAGGGAGCCACCCGCGCGGAAGGCGATTGCGTCAACTGCTTCCAGTGTGTGGCGGTTTGCCCTACCGGCATCGATATCCGTAACGGCACCCAGATGGAATGCGTGAATTGCACAGCCTGTATTGATGCCTGCGACGCAATTATGGATAAAATCGGATTCGACAGGGGATTAATCCGTTACACCTCCGAGGCCGTCATCACCCGGAAAAGCGCCGGGGCGGTCACGCCGCGCACATGGGGCTACGCAGCCGTGCTGGTGCTCTTGTGGTCGGCGCTGGGATTTGTAATAGCCACGCGTACCGACACGCAAACGACCCTTTTCCGCGCCCCAGGCAGCCGTTATATCGAGAATAACGACAGCACGATCAGCAACCTCTATACTTTCAAAATTTTCAATAAAACAAACAGAACCATACAACCCTCCATACGCCTCGACGCCCCGCGCGGAAAGCTTCTGTTCGCCGGGTCTCCCGACCTGACACTCGAAGCTGCAGGGATGTCGGAGGGGACGGTGTTCGCGATTATCCCGAAATCCGAACTGAAAGGCCGTAAAACAATTCTGAAACTGTCGGTTTCGCAGGGGAACCAACGGCTGGAAAGCATTGAGACCACATTTATTGCACCGGAAGAATAG
- a CDS encoding sulfite exporter TauE/SafE family protein: protein MITTLPYLAISMGLVSSFHCMGMCGPVALALPARNGTLARQAAGVLAYNAGRALTYAMFGIVIGTLGASLAWLGVLRYASVAVGILMLGHVFWPLGLDQRLHMPPFWQRAIIRVKQKMGLYLKKTGLSSMLLLGMLNGAIPCGLVYLALTSSVATGSPWGGSAFMALFGLGTMPAMLVIGLAKQRFTPALRSRVRKLAPIMVAIAGLWLVTRGIMAPDPDHSKNAAGVTICR, encoded by the coding sequence ATGATCACCACCCTGCCTTACCTCGCCATTTCGATGGGGCTTGTCAGCAGCTTCCACTGCATGGGCATGTGCGGGCCCGTCGCGCTTGCGCTGCCCGCACGCAATGGTACGCTCGCGCGGCAGGCGGCGGGTGTGCTCGCGTACAATGCGGGACGGGCGCTAACCTACGCGATGTTTGGAATAGTGATCGGAACGCTGGGCGCTTCGCTGGCCTGGCTGGGCGTGTTGCGGTATGCATCGGTTGCTGTCGGCATTCTTATGCTGGGACATGTTTTCTGGCCTTTGGGCCTGGATCAGAGGCTACATATGCCGCCATTCTGGCAAAGGGCCATTATCCGTGTGAAGCAGAAAATGGGTTTGTATCTCAAAAAGACCGGCCTGAGCAGCATGCTGCTCCTCGGAATGCTTAATGGCGCGATCCCCTGCGGATTGGTATACCTGGCACTGACGAGCTCCGTGGCAACAGGCAGTCCCTGGGGCGGGAGCGCTTTTATGGCACTTTTCGGCCTCGGCACAATGCCTGCCATGCTTGTGATTGGCCTTGCAAAACAGCGTTTCACGCCTGCATTGCGCTCGCGGGTCCGTAAACTGGCGCCGATAATGGTGGCCATTGCGGGTCTCTGGCTAGTGACGCGCGGCATTATGGCCCCCGACCCCGACCATTCGAAAAACGCCGCCGGCGTCACAATCTGCCGCTAA
- a CDS encoding cbb3-type cytochrome c oxidase N-terminal domain-containing protein: protein MKFRNYLETIAGVGIYPLISLLIFFTFFVGLLIYVWRLDKRKLDKMRGIPLNDCVAGKALLPFLLFGCVALPASAQDTAGKMRAVTELDLILYVVLAALIFIIIQLGILLASAMNVLDKAAHASSREPTHVFSTHWWRKFRGIGVALHDERRILIEGHDYDGILELDNRMPPWLQFLFYTTIFFAVVYSAYYFSGLGDLQIAELDKEIATAEAEKKACMEKAGAGIDENSVTLLTDKAGVGAGMKIFQEKCTACHGAEGGGAVGPNLTDDFWLHGGSVQDVFKVIKYGVPEKGMISWEKQLSPTDIQKVASFVLSLKGTKPANAKEPQGELVVEAAAVGNRPPAAEQAVGVGK from the coding sequence ATGAAATTCCGGAATTACCTCGAAACCATTGCGGGGGTAGGCATTTATCCGCTCATATCCCTGCTGATTTTCTTTACCTTCTTTGTCGGCCTGCTCATTTATGTGTGGAGGTTGGATAAAAGGAAGCTCGACAAAATGCGCGGCATTCCCCTGAATGACTGCGTCGCCGGGAAAGCACTGCTGCCGTTCCTGTTGTTCGGTTGCGTTGCATTACCGGCCTCGGCCCAGGATACCGCCGGCAAAATGCGCGCGGTAACGGAGCTGGACCTGATTCTTTACGTTGTGTTGGCCGCATTGATTTTCATTATCATTCAACTGGGTATCCTGCTTGCCTCCGCCATGAATGTGCTCGACAAAGCGGCACACGCTTCCAGCAGGGAACCTACCCATGTTTTCAGCACACATTGGTGGCGGAAGTTCAGGGGTATCGGCGTGGCTTTGCATGATGAGAGACGAATCCTGATCGAGGGGCACGACTACGACGGCATCCTGGAACTCGACAACCGGATGCCTCCCTGGCTGCAATTCCTCTTTTACACGACGATCTTTTTCGCGGTGGTTTACTCGGCTTATTATTTCAGCGGGCTGGGCGACCTGCAAATAGCGGAGCTGGACAAGGAAATAGCCACCGCCGAAGCCGAAAAAAAGGCCTGTATGGAAAAAGCAGGTGCCGGCATAGACGAAAATTCCGTAACACTGCTCACCGATAAGGCCGGCGTGGGCGCAGGCATGAAGATATTCCAGGAAAAATGCACCGCCTGCCATGGAGCCGAAGGCGGCGGCGCTGTCGGCCCTAATCTCACCGACGATTTCTGGCTGCATGGCGGAAGTGTTCAGGATGTATTCAAAGTGATCAAATACGGCGTACCCGAAAAAGGAATGATTTCCTGGGAAAAACAGCTTTCCCCCACCGATATCCAGAAAGTAGCGAGCTTCGTCCTCTCACTGAAAGGCACCAAACCGGCCAATGCGAAAGAGCCGCAGGGAGAGTTGGTTGTTGAGGCTGCGGCTGTCGGCAATCGGCCGCCGGCGGCGGAACAGGCTGTTGGTGTCGGGAAGTAG
- the ccoN gene encoding cytochrome-c oxidase, cbb3-type subunit I, producing the protein MSNVPRPHLASVELDEFRYDNRIVRNFAIATILFGLIGMLVGLLAALQLVFPNLNFDLPFLTFSRIRPLHTSAVIFAFVGNGFFTGLYYSVPRVLRTPIWSPLLSRFHFWAWQAIILGAAVSLPMGFTTSKEYAELEWPFDIAIAVVWVSALVNIIMTTINRRVEHIYAAVWFYIASFVTVAMLHVVNSVELPVSFMKSYPVYAGVQDALVQWWYGHNAVAFFLTTPYLGLMYYFLPKAANRPVYSYRLSIVHFWALIFLYIWAGPHHLLYTALPEWAQTLGTVFSVMLIAPSWGGMMNGLMTLRGAWDKVREDVVLKFMVVAITAYGMATFEGPMLSLKNVNAIAHYTDWIVAHVHVGALGWNGFLTFGILYWLFPRLYNRPLYSPKAANFHFWIGTLGIIFYTIPMYWAGWVQSSMWKEFTPEGLLKYPNFLETVTALKPLYFLRGVGGTLYLAGFIVMIYNLWMTALKGRLVPTETARAMPLNAIRHAEKNEYWHRRLMERKPLALTVFSLAAVAIGGMIEMIPTFLVESNVPTIASVKPYTPLELQGRDIYVREGCYVCHTQMIRPFRSEIERFGEYSKSGEFVYDHPHQWGSKRTGPDLHRIGGKYPDSWHYNHMEDPTSMSPGSIMPRYGWLLENDLDTTTTKAKIKAMQTLGVPYENGYENHANADLVKQEMEIRERLKQSGIKTTANKEIIALIAYMQRLGTDIKK; encoded by the coding sequence ATGTCAAACGTTCCCCGTCCGCACCTCGCCTCCGTTGAGCTGGATGAATTTCGATACGACAACCGCATTGTCCGGAACTTCGCCATTGCCACCATTCTTTTCGGGCTCATCGGCATGCTAGTGGGTTTGCTGGCTGCTTTGCAACTGGTTTTCCCGAACCTGAATTTCGACCTCCCCTTCCTGACGTTCAGCCGGATCCGGCCGCTGCATACCAGTGCGGTAATCTTCGCGTTCGTCGGAAACGGCTTTTTCACAGGCTTGTACTATTCTGTTCCGCGCGTACTGCGCACACCCATCTGGAGCCCGTTACTGAGCCGCTTTCATTTCTGGGCGTGGCAGGCCATTATCCTCGGTGCGGCCGTTTCGCTGCCAATGGGTTTTACCACTTCCAAAGAATATGCCGAACTGGAATGGCCGTTCGACATTGCGATTGCCGTGGTGTGGGTTTCGGCGTTGGTCAATATCATTATGACCACCATTAACCGCCGGGTAGAACACATTTACGCCGCTGTCTGGTTCTACATCGCCTCTTTTGTGACGGTGGCGATGCTGCATGTGGTCAATAGCGTGGAGCTTCCGGTTTCGTTCATGAAAAGCTATCCCGTATATGCGGGCGTGCAGGACGCGCTCGTGCAATGGTGGTACGGCCACAACGCGGTAGCATTCTTTCTCACGACGCCCTACCTGGGTTTGATGTATTACTTTTTACCCAAAGCGGCCAACAGGCCTGTTTATTCCTACCGGCTTTCGATTGTACACTTCTGGGCGCTGATCTTCCTGTACATATGGGCTGGCCCGCACCATCTGCTCTACACCGCATTACCCGAATGGGCGCAAACCCTCGGCACTGTGTTTTCGGTAATGCTCATCGCGCCGTCGTGGGGCGGTATGATGAACGGACTGATGACGCTCCGCGGCGCATGGGACAAGGTTCGCGAGGATGTTGTGCTGAAATTCATGGTGGTGGCGATTACCGCTTACGGAATGGCCACTTTCGAAGGGCCGATGCTCTCTTTAAAAAACGTGAATGCCATTGCCCACTACACCGACTGGATCGTAGCGCACGTGCACGTAGGCGCGCTGGGCTGGAACGGCTTCCTGACGTTCGGTATCCTTTACTGGCTTTTCCCGCGCCTCTATAACCGTCCGCTGTATTCCCCCAAAGCCGCCAACTTCCATTTCTGGATCGGTACGCTGGGTATCATATTCTATACCATTCCCATGTACTGGGCCGGCTGGGTGCAAAGCTCCATGTGGAAGGAATTTACGCCGGAAGGGTTATTGAAATACCCTAACTTTCTTGAAACCGTAACTGCCCTCAAACCACTGTATTTTCTCCGCGGCGTCGGCGGCACCTTATATCTGGCTGGTTTTATAGTGATGATTTATAACCTGTGGATGACCGCCCTGAAAGGCAGGCTGGTACCAACCGAAACAGCCAGAGCCATGCCGCTGAACGCCATCCGGCACGCCGAAAAGAACGAATACTGGCACCGCCGGCTAATGGAACGCAAGCCGCTCGCATTGACGGTCTTCTCCCTGGCGGCCGTCGCGATCGGCGGGATGATCGAAATGATCCCGACATTCCTGGTCGAATCCAATGTACCGACCATTGCGAGCGTGAAACCGTACACTCCGCTGGAATTGCAGGGGCGGGACATCTACGTCCGCGAAGGCTGTTATGTGTGCCATACGCAGATGATCCGTCCGTTCCGGTCCGAGATCGAGCGGTTCGGGGAGTATTCCAAATCGGGCGAGTTCGTATATGACCACCCGCACCAGTGGGGCTCCAAACGGACCGGCCCGGATTTGCACCGCATAGGCGGCAAGTACCCCGACTCCTGGCATTATAACCACATGGAAGACCCAACTTCGATGTCGCCCGGTTCCATTATGCCCCGCTACGGCTGGCTACTCGAAAACGACCTGGATACTACCACCACCAAAGCTAAAATCAAGGCCATGCAAACGCTCGGCGTGCCCTATGAAAACGGTTATGAAAACCACGCCAACGCCGATCTCGTGAAGCAGGAAATGGAAATCCGGGAACGCCTGAAACAAAGCGGCATCAAAACGACGGCAAATAAAGAAATCATCGCGCTGATTGCCTATATGCAGCGGCTTGGTACGGACATTAAAAAATGA
- a CDS encoding DsrE family protein → MAYLAGMKTYKAIIQLTSDDPKVHRSMIRQIGNLFTHLNGAVDVRIVCHGASLPFCLQADNPFAGEIHALIEQRVTIAACRNMLAANGADPARLIEGIEVVPSGIAEIVILQQEGWSYVKAG, encoded by the coding sequence ATGGCTTACCTTGCCGGTATGAAAACTTACAAAGCCATTATCCAGCTTACTTCGGACGATCCCAAGGTCCATCGCAGTATGATCCGGCAAATCGGGAACCTTTTCACGCATTTGAATGGTGCGGTCGACGTGCGGATTGTGTGCCACGGTGCTTCCCTGCCATTCTGTCTGCAAGCGGACAATCCGTTCGCCGGCGAAATACATGCCCTTATCGAGCAACGCGTTACAATTGCCGCCTGCCGCAATATGCTGGCGGCCAACGGCGCCGATCCCGCCCGGCTGATCGAGGGTATTGAGGTGGTCCCGTCAGGCATCGCCGAGATCGTCATCCTGCAACAGGAGGGATGGAGCTATGTAAAGGCTGGTTAG
- a CDS encoding FixH family protein has translation MKINWKALVAAIYASFVSMILLLAGMSAGQKIELVTDRYYEEELKFQGKIDKMRRAAALSGPLVWEVTGDRLQIRYPSFFADSAVSGTIRMYCPSDSRNDRQFAVGSNRGEQTIALTQVPAGRYRIQIDWKAANETYWHEGVIVIAPQTH, from the coding sequence GTGAAAATCAATTGGAAAGCACTCGTCGCCGCCATTTACGCCAGTTTCGTATCGATGATACTGTTGCTGGCAGGCATGAGCGCGGGGCAGAAGATCGAGCTTGTGACAGACCGGTATTATGAGGAAGAACTGAAATTCCAGGGTAAGATCGATAAAATGCGACGGGCGGCCGCATTGTCCGGTCCGCTCGTCTGGGAGGTAACGGGAGACCGGCTGCAAATACGCTACCCCTCCTTTTTCGCCGATTCGGCCGTTTCCGGCACCATCCGGATGTATTGTCCCTCCGACAGCCGTAACGACCGCCAATTTGCAGTCGGTTCAAATCGTGGCGAACAGACTATTGCATTAACGCAGGTTCCTGCCGGCCGCTACAGGATCCAGATCGACTGGAAAGCCGCGAACGAAACTTACTGGCACGAAGGAGTGATCGTGATCGCTCCTCAAACACATTGA
- a CDS encoding HAD-IC family P-type ATPase, giving the protein MRITFDAPALRLSELAALLARVGYEPYLSMEDLSGKKNGKWNRTRLYKIGIAGFAFGNIMMLSFPEYFHLGRNTSDQNLRMLFGVLNLALSLPVLFYCAADFYKSAWAALKGKYLNIDAPIALALSCVFLISVYQLATQNGPGYLDSFAGAVFFMLVGRYFQDKTYAGVSFDRDYKSYFPVAVSVPGDTGETRKPITDLRKGDRMLVRNEELIPADAVLLSAVAMIDYSFVSGESQPVERRKGDTIYAGGKQKGAAIELEVLRAVSQSYLTQLWNNEAFSREKDDAGKSLAARINRYFSLIVLGIAAITFLVWFFVFQNPETAFLAFTTTLLVACPCALLLSSTFTNGNLLSVFSRNRFYPRNAHSIERLAHIDAVVFDKTGTITLPDDAEIDFTGESPTRDELVMVKSLVGQSSHPLSRLLAKYLADVPASRRVLSGFSETGGKGMSAQWGLQTVKIGSASWVGGVVNEAAGQQLSRVYVSIDDVVKGYFTIRSKYRPELPRTLRALQEAGIRTYLLSGDRPTDRDLLAPLFGEHALLLFNQKPEQKLDFVRKLQEEGRHVLMVGDGLNDAGALRQSDVGLAVSDDINNFSPSCDAIAEGSQLSLLPGYIALARSGQRIIRQSFVISLIYNILGLSFAVTGHLSPVIAAILMPASSITIVVFTTLASNAAARLHLKN; this is encoded by the coding sequence GTGCGGATTACGTTCGACGCCCCCGCATTGCGCCTGAGCGAGCTGGCGGCATTGCTGGCCCGGGTCGGCTACGAACCCTACCTGAGTATGGAAGACCTCTCAGGCAAGAAAAACGGCAAATGGAACCGTACGCGGCTTTACAAGATCGGCATCGCGGGATTCGCATTCGGGAATATCATGATGCTGAGCTTTCCGGAATATTTCCATTTGGGGCGAAATACTTCGGACCAAAACCTGCGGATGCTCTTTGGCGTGCTCAACCTCGCTTTGAGTTTGCCGGTGCTGTTTTACTGTGCCGCGGATTTTTACAAATCGGCCTGGGCGGCGCTCAAAGGGAAGTATCTGAATATCGATGCGCCGATTGCCCTGGCCCTGAGCTGCGTGTTCCTGATCAGCGTCTACCAACTGGCGACACAAAACGGCCCCGGCTACCTCGATTCATTTGCGGGAGCCGTGTTTTTCATGCTCGTTGGCCGCTATTTTCAGGATAAAACCTACGCCGGGGTCTCATTTGACCGCGACTATAAATCCTATTTTCCCGTGGCCGTTTCCGTACCGGGCGACACCGGTGAAACCCGTAAACCCATTACCGACCTCCGGAAAGGCGACAGGATGCTTGTTCGCAACGAAGAACTGATCCCCGCCGATGCGGTGTTGTTAAGTGCCGTGGCAATGATCGATTACAGTTTTGTTTCCGGCGAATCGCAGCCTGTGGAGAGGCGGAAAGGCGACACTATTTATGCGGGCGGAAAGCAAAAAGGTGCAGCCATCGAACTGGAAGTGCTTCGCGCGGTTTCGCAGAGCTACCTCACCCAGCTTTGGAACAACGAAGCATTTTCCCGCGAGAAAGACGACGCCGGCAAATCGCTTGCCGCACGCATCAACCGCTACTTTTCACTGATCGTGCTCGGCATTGCCGCAATTACTTTTCTGGTGTGGTTTTTTGTATTTCAAAATCCCGAAACCGCATTCCTGGCATTCACTACTACCCTGCTGGTGGCCTGCCCCTGCGCATTGCTGCTTTCTTCCACTTTCACGAACGGCAACCTGCTGAGCGTTTTCAGCCGTAACCGCTTTTATCCCAGAAACGCACACAGCATCGAGCGCCTGGCACATATCGATGCTGTGGTTTTTGATAAAACAGGCACCATTACTTTGCCCGACGATGCGGAAATCGACTTCACCGGTGAATCGCCGACGCGGGATGAACTGGTGATGGTCAAGTCGCTGGTGGGGCAATCGTCGCACCCGTTGAGCCGGTTGCTGGCGAAGTATCTGGCGGACGTTCCGGCCAGCCGGCGTGTTTTAAGCGGCTTTTCCGAAACGGGCGGTAAAGGAATGAGCGCTCAATGGGGTTTACAAACCGTGAAGATCGGGTCGGCAAGCTGGGTTGGCGGCGTCGTGAACGAGGCCGCCGGGCAGCAATTGAGCCGGGTGTATGTTTCGATCGACGACGTTGTAAAAGGATATTTCACGATCCGCAGCAAATACAGACCGGAGCTTCCCCGGACACTCCGGGCATTACAGGAGGCCGGCATCCGCACCTACCTGCTCTCGGGCGACCGCCCGACCGACCGCGATCTGCTGGCACCGCTATTCGGCGAACACGCATTGCTCTTATTTAACCAAAAGCCCGAACAAAAGCTGGATTTTGTGCGCAAACTGCAAGAGGAAGGCCGCCATGTGCTGATGGTCGGCGACGGCCTGAACGACGCGGGCGCACTCCGCCAAAGCGATGTGGGGCTGGCCGTTTCCGACGACATCAATAACTTCTCGCCTTCCTGTGACGCCATTGCGGAAGGGAGCCAGCTCAGTTTATTGCCGGGCTATATTGCCCTCGCCCGGAGCGGCCAGCGCATTATCCGGCAAAGTTTCGTCATTTCATTGATTTACAACATCCTGGGATTGTCATTCGCGGTTACGGGCCATCTATCGCCGGTTATCGCGGCTATTCTTATGCCCGCCAGCTCGATCACTATCGTGGTGTTCACGACGCTCGCCAGCAATGCAGCCGCGCGGCTGCACCTTAAAAACTGA
- the ccoS gene encoding cbb3-type cytochrome oxidase assembly protein CcoS, with protein MSALYLLIFASLLVALGFLGAFIWSVRKGHYDDDYTPSVRILPDDPGKP; from the coding sequence ATGAGCGCATTATATCTGCTGATTTTCGCCAGTTTGCTGGTAGCTCTGGGATTCCTGGGCGCATTCATCTGGTCGGTCCGGAAAGGACATTACGACGACGATTACACGCCTTCGGTACGTATCCTGCCGGATGATCCCGGCAAACCATAA